A genomic window from Anopheles ziemanni chromosome X, idAnoZiCoDA_A2_x.2, whole genome shotgun sequence includes:
- the LOC131290692 gene encoding transmembrane protein 120 homolog, with protein MSLSADIGELDKEWSELSDEYRSLESANQSYLDLHEQLEAMQEKCTKQIQHQRYRMQQISKNLKPYLRKEALTPEEKEKAALLEKNIMKRRAQIHEIEQGLPQQNSRYLKIILGDVNVSILNRNDKVRYKDEYEKFKLILNVIGLLLSFLNILFNLRALELVFLFLLVWYYCTLTIRESILKVNGSRIKGWWRLHHFISTVCAGVLLVWPQGEPWQLFRSQFMFFNVYISLVQYMQFRYQKGVLYRLKALGERHNMDITIEGFHSWMWRGLSFLIPFLFAGYLFQCYNAWTLYQLTKHPDATWQIPVLSILFLILFVGNTTTTLLVIPQKLSEHTENRYRLMNLIASKKQTNARPQATSTNSPNASGTVDSDKSK; from the exons ATGTCTCTATCGGCGGATATTGGTGAGCTCGATAAAGAATGGAGCGAACTTTCGGACGAATACCGGAGCCTGGAG TCGGCTAATCAATCCTACCTTGATCTGCACGAGCAGCTGGAGGCAATGCAGGAGAAATGCACAAAACAAATCCAACACCAGCGGTATCGCATGCAGCAAATTTCCAAAAACCTCAAACC GTATTTGCGAAAGGAAGCTTTGACGcccgaggaaaaggaaaaggcaGCACTGTTGGAGAAAAACATTATGAAACGAAGGGCGCAAATTCACGAGATCGAGCAAGGACTTCCTCAACAAAACAGTcgttatttgaaaattattctaGGTGACGTGAACGTGTCGATACTGAACCGTAATGATAAGGTCCGGTACAAGGATGAGTACGAAAAATTCAAGTTAATACTAAACGTGATCGGATTACTCCTTTCGTTTTTGAACATACTATTTAATTTGCG GGCTTTGGAGCTagtctttctttttctacttGTTTGGTACTATTGTACCCTTACGATAAGAGAATCtattttgaag GTAAACGGTTCACGGATAAAAGGCTGGTGGCGCCTACATCACTTCATTTCAACCGTATGCGCCGGAGTGCTCCTCGTTTGGCCCCAGGGCGAGCCGTGGCAGTTGTTCCGCAgtcaatttatgtttttcaacgTATACATCAGCTTGGTGCAATACATGCAATTCCGCTATCAAAAAGGCGTGCTATATCGCTTGAAGGCGCTGGGAGAGCGCCACAACATGGATATAACGATCGAAGGTTTTCATTCGTGGATGTGGCGTGGCCTCAGTTTTCTCATTCCATTCTTGTTTGCCGGGTACCTGTTCCAGTGCTACAATGCCTGGACTCTCTATCAACTGACCAAACACCCAGATGCTACCTGGCAG ATACCCGTTTTAAGCATTTTGTTCCTGATCTTATTCGTTGGCAACACAACCACCACGTTGCTCGTCATTCCGCAGAAACTAAGCGAACATACAGAGAACAGATATCGTCTGATGAATTTAATTGCctccaaaaaacaaactaatgcAAGG CCACAGGCGACTTCAACCAATTCACCTAATGCAAGCGGAACTGTTGATTCAGACAAATCTAAGTAA